The following are encoded in a window of Psilocybe cubensis strain MGC-MH-2018 chromosome 4, whole genome shotgun sequence genomic DNA:
- a CDS encoding UPF0674 endoplasmic reticulum membrane protein C2G5.01, which yields MASFLNTFFQSITPPPVVTPEHYDGYELRWKALVFRPALLRTEAYLLVGILFYVLFGYLGASVNARKAKNWLAVHLPTYERQFSRPQAKGGLISDGNSDFFNFSTGRRNVASLHTIFTLRPRHDFFQWVFQLGRTFVDLHYRPVDDVQLDFKLAPGALADNFVWAVVAKDELLSVKNNRWDLTFLRSGENPTLPPHFVVMTEFADVTENLLKPLGNFSLLSVLQDPKILPFFRSLSITDQPRERPVLPLAPEEREKHVILTLSADSSYAEETIPLVNSIFQLIDSLNKISLRPETKSKLKRFREDMDKALKEDAEKEAKEEAQDAKIAAKRKAEQERIAKLSAADQKKELEKERKRTLRKSQGKVVRK from the exons ATGGCTTCATTTTTGAATACCTTTTTCCAGTCCATAACTCCTCCTCCCGTTGTTACTCCCGAACACTACGACGGCTACGAGCTCAGATGGAAGGCCCTCGTCTTCAGGCCAGCCT TGCTCAGGACTGAAGCTTATCTTTTGGTCGGAATTTTGTTTTACGTTCTCTTTGGATATCTGGGTGCTTCCGTGAATGCGAGGAAAGCAAAGAATTG GCTTGCTGTTCACCTCCCGACTTACGAACGCCAGTTTTCGAGGCCACAAGCAAAGGGTGGTTTGATCTCGGACGGAAACTCCGACTTCTTCAACTTTTCTACCGGACGGCGCAATGTTGCTTCTTTGCACACGATCTTTACTTTACGGCCACGTCATGATTTCTTCCAATGGGTTTTCCAACTAGGCCGCACCTTCGTAGACCTGCACTATCGACCCGTTGACGATGTACAGCTGGACTTCAAGCTTGCTCCAGGGGCACTCGCGGATAACTTTGTATGGGCTGTCGTAGCCAAAGATGAACTCCTCTCTGTGAAGAACAACCGTTGGGATTTG ACTTTCCTCAGGTCCGGTGAAAACCCCACTCTTCCGCCCCACTTTGTGGTTATGACTG AATTTGCGGATGTCACTGAGAACCTTCTCAAACCTCTTGGCAATTTCTCATTGCTCTCTGTCCTGCAAGATCCCAAAATTCTGCCCTTCTTCCGCTCACTCTCC ATTACTGACCAGCCACGAGAACGCCCGGTATTACCTCTTGCCCCAGAAGAGCGCGAAAAGCATGTCATTCTGACTCTATCTGCCGACTCTTCATATGCCGAGGAGACCATTCCTCTCGTCAACTCCATCTTCCAGCTCATCGACTCTCTTAACAAGATCAGCCTTCGACCAGAAACGAAGTCCAAACTGAAAAGGTTCCGGGAAGACATGGACAAGGCTCTCAAGGAGGACGCCGAAaaagaagctaaggaggAG GCCCAGGACGCCAAAATCGCCGCGAAGCGTAAGGCTGAGCAAGAGCGTATTGCAAAGCTTAGTGCCGCGGACCAGAAGAAG GAACTTGAAAAAGAGCGCAAGCGCACCCTGCGTAAATCGCAGGGCAAGGTCGTACGCAAGTAA
- a CDS encoding Protein STB2, translating to MPNHDLILLAPHAVRPPPQFEFASAKPQILLPQYQLYAVQRWVEQRRPFPCLLVYTANDDHRVLLDALAPATPAVWDSTLALLRADGARPKQTPHGTLIVTSLAHFRSDYNIVLVPDGNYATVQHQLHANISLLRMGCSPRAALSLEDPSDATRERFVSAYSLPDPDPHNPQAPAPGPRPRPRPALRHTVLELVKLIQASLALFGLYPSASASSVPQSLVLDGLLCDQTVQGIRIWTARVGAPCVGLEPTERIADPLFVSAILTLVLSVRNKLAYLGYSFILPRDPFLYPYAFSLAISHYIQSTAPHPPQNNRTFSTPHLSIHVSTPLIPPAPPPTNFLSASAASAAAAATIQSLPVGAVLTRELVESISAAYDAKLKAENRKVRRVIKNRLAAAADSDGAADSSDILLRDQRRHTLSLTLSGGEAASDRSPAQAGLAEGSSSVPSIGSSGGQLLSGIGSSLARLTTTGTTHGDPGAVMSPTLDLPGFVTLAVGTGASSFSRREKRARRKSKERARRGESMDIGTGSAALYERERDHVIAGTIRALWSGRVMELVRMREDAEGTSAAHRLGMGHGDSRTVLAERDKWTRRGPASDGEESWKEKRGYDGRSTEEESDVFNSNSTSMPGSVHSFGGMWGGRVRGKLGTWAGLAKKKTQSVDLSQTPPALSTPLKGKEKEREQLSVSPNNLVPVNAGPPHPPPRLVISGSGSMSSRPSASRRSTTTGSGAQSPTLPPMVFSGEGDDDDLLSSGQVSPLSDYRPNPFNMLSSASNSHTLASAEGSTTNLAGISSQEYERTLAKLLAQKRPWTDRRVPQTARVASWADPLSASTKDEEDEEEDEADEGEEVASMRSFEKRYPRSRSPGKAPHRRERDSEAEESDVSRLGPSLKRKGKEKEKARFHSLLSVMDGEGMLVEEPMEQSEYEDEEDAYSMDEVDIEGIWKKRRRAGFEPRRRRSFHDLKTFEGIEVLTPEWMKIDVDICGHLLIIRRREEHLRNVITCARLVTQSLSKINLAQRQHYETHLPTLSKIAADSTILNDLETERLRSLKIVQSTNTLEYESAQFLVDDLWQTAGQSRRKVFELREKVFGTGGRRLPAGVHGAHGPFNRLQWTLDGRSRVVDYRGRTESEAEEESRLDELPSVLPMDAPATPLEKKRELPPDEDEGDVVEHPGIKPMWLLRFFTSWGARWSVATAATSAAATPSPSGALSPTPIQKENSGESAPRNNEEARHQSKPNHDSTDPGGEKPEMKNTLPESPSA from the exons aTGCCCAACCACGACCTCATTCTGCTCGCTCCCCATGCCGTACGTCCGCCGCCCCAGTTTGAGTTTGCCTCTGCCAAGCCCCAGATTCTTCTCCCTCAGTACCAGCTCTATGCGGTTCAGCGCTGGGTCGAGCAGCGCCGCCCCTTTCCCTGTCTTCTCGTCTACACCGCCAACGACGACCACCGCGTTCTCCTCGATGCCCTCGCTCCCGCCACCCCCGCCGTCTGGGACTCTACCCTCGCTCTCCTTCGTGCAGACGGCGCACGCCCAAAGCAGACTCCCCACGGCACCCTCATAGTCACCTCCCTCGCCCACTTTCGCTCAGACTACaacatcgtcctcgtccccGACGGCAACTATGCCACCGTCCAGCACCAGCTCCATGCCAACATCAGTCTTCTCCGCATGGGCTGCAGTCCACGCGCTGCCCTCTCTCTCGAGGACCCCAGCGATGCCACCCGCGAGCGCTTTGTCTCTGCATACAGTCTCCCTGATCCAGATCCCCACAACCCCCAAGCCCCCGCTCCTggtccccgtccccgtccaCGACCAGCACTCCGCCATACCGTTCTCGAGCTCGTAAAGCTCATCCAGGCAAGTCTTGCCCTCTTCGGCCTCTacccctccgcctccgcctcttccGTTCCCCAGTCTCTTGTTCTCGACGGCCTTTTATGCGACCAGACTGTGCAGGGCATTCGCATATGGACAGCCCGCGTCGGTGCTCCCTGCGTTGGCCTAGAG CCCACAGAGCGCATCGCTGATCCCCTCTTTGTCTCTGCCATTCTCACCCTCGTCCTCTCTGTTCGCAACAAGCTCGCCTATCTCGGCTACTCTTTT ATCCTCCCCAGGGACCCTTTTCTCTACCCGTACGCCTTTTCTCTcgccatcagccactataTCCAGTCTACTGCCCCCCACCCGCCCCAGAACAACCGCACCTTTTCTACCCCGCATCTTTCTATCCATGTCTCTACCCCACTCATCCCCCCAGCCCCGCCTCCTACCAACTTTCTCTCTGCCTCCGCTgcctctgctgctgctgccgccacaATTCAGTCGCTTCCCGTTGGCGCAGTTCTTACCCGCGAGCTCGTCGAGTCCATATCCGCTGCATACGACGCCAAGCTCAAGGCAGAGAACAGAAAGGTTCGTCGTGTCATCAAGAACCGTCTCGCTGCAGCAGCCGACAGCGATGGCGCAGCAGACTCGAGCGATATCCTTCTGCGCGACCAGCGCAGGCACACCCTCAGTCTAACTCTTAGTGGAGGTGAAGCCGCCTCCGACCGCTCCCCCGCCCAAGCAGGTCTTGCCGAAGGCAGCTCCAGTGTCCCTTCCATTGGCTCTAGTGGCGGTCAGTTGCTCAGCGGCATAGGGAGCAGTCTCGCCAGGCTCACAACGACCGGCACCACCCATGGCGATCCGGGCGCCGtcatgtcccccaccctcgACCTCCCCGGATTCGTCACCCTCGCCGTTGGCACCGGTGCCTCTTCCTTCTCGCGCAGGGAGAAGCGtgcgaggaggaagagcaagGAGCGCGCCCGCCGCGGAGAGAGCATGGACATTGGCACCGGCAGTGCTGCTCTCTatgagcgcgagcgcgatcATGTCATAGCGGGCACCATCCGTGCCCTATGGAGCGGTCGTGTGATGGAGCTCGTGCGCATGCGCGAGGATGCAGAGGGCACCTCCGCCGCGCACAGGCTCGGCATGGGCCATGGCGATAGTAGGACTGTCTTGGCGGAACGCGACAAATGGACGAGGCGCGGTCCCGCGAGCGACGGGGAAGAGTCGTGGAAAGAAAAGCGCGGCTACGACGGTCGTTCGACCGAGGAGGAGAGCGATGTATTCAACTCCAACTCGACCTCCATGCCCGGCAGTGTGCATTCGTTTGGCGGTATGTGGGGTGGCCGTGTGCGAGGCAAGTTGGGCACATGGGCTGG AttggcaaagaagaaaaccCAAAGTGTTGATTTGAGCCAAACTCCTCCGGCCCTATCTACGCCGTtaaaaggaaaagagaaggagagggagcaGCTGTCAGTCTCACCGAATAATCTGGTCCCTGTTAACGCTGGCCCACCCCATCCGCCACCCCGCCTCGTCATTAGTGGTAGCGGCAGCATGAGCAGTCGTCCTTCTGCCAGTCGTAGATCCACGACGACCGGATCCGGCGCACAGTCACCTACACTGCCCCCTATGGTATTTTCAGG CGAaggagacgacgacgatctTCTCAGCAGCGGGCAGGTCTCTCCTCTGA GCGACTACAGACCAAACCCATTCAATATGCTAAGTAGCGCCTCCAATTCGCACACTCTCGCCTCTGCCGAAGGCTCAACCACAAATCTCGCCGGCATCAGCTCGCAGGAATACGAGCGCACCCTCGCCAAGCTCCTAGCCCAGAAACGGCCCTGGACGGACAGGCGCGTGCCTCAGACCGCGCGCGTCGCGAGCTGGGCGGATCCCTTGTCTGCGTCCACcaaagacgaggaagacgaagaagaagatgaagcagatgaaggagaggagGTAGCAAGCATGCGCAGTTTTGAAAAGCGATAtccgcgctcgcgctcgcctGGTAAGGCCCCGCACCGCCGTGAGCGGGACAgcgaggcggaggagagcgATGTCAGTCGCTTGGGACCTTCTTTGAAGCGCAAGGgcaaggaaaaagaaaaggccAGGTTTCATAGCTTGCTCAGCGTGATGGATGGTGAGGGGATGCTTGTGGAAGAGCCAATGGAACAGTCAGAGTacgaggacgaagaggatgCGTATTCGATGGATGAGGTGGATATAGAGGGTATTTGGAAAAAACGGAGGAGGGCTGGATTTGAACCTCGTCG GCGACGCAGTTTTCATGACTTGAAAACATTTGAAGGAATAGAAGTGTTGACTCCTGAATGGATGAAAATCGATGTGGACATTTGTGGCCACCTCCTCATCATAAGGCGTCGAGAGGAACATCTTCGGAACGTCATCACTTGTGCAAGG CTTGTCACACAATCTCTGTCCAAAATCAACCTAGCTCAGCGTCAGCACTACGAAACCCACCTCCCCACGCTCTCCAAGATCGCCGCTGACTCCACCATCCTCAACGATCTCGAAACCGAGCGCCTGCGCTCCCTCAAGATTGTGCAGTCGACCAACACCCTCGAGTACGAGTCCGCCCAATTCCTCGTCGACGACCTTTGGCAGACTGCAGGCCAATCCCGCCGCAAAGTATTCGAGCTCCGCGAAAAGGTTTTCGGCACCGGCGGGCGCCGCCTCCCCGCGGGTGTACACGGCGCGCATGGGCCCTTTAACCGTCTGCAGTGGACGCTTGACGGCCGCTCGCGCGTTGTCGACTACCGCGGCCGTACAGAGAGCGAGGCCGAAGAGGAGAGCCGGCTAGATGAGCTCCCTTCCGTCCTACCCATGGATGCGCCTGCAACGCCGCTGGAAAAGAAGCGCGAGCTGCCGCcagacgaggacgagggcgACGTGGTAGAGCATCCCGGTATAAAGCCGATGTGGCTTTTGAGGTTCTTTACGAGCTGGGGTGCCAGATGGAGCGTTGCCACGGCTGCTACCTCTGCAGCAGCGACCCCGTCTCCGAGTGGTGCGCTTTCTCCTACCCCCATACAAAAGGAGAATAGTGGCGAGTCTGCACCGCGCAACAACGAAGAGGCCCGCCATCAGTCAAAACCGAATCATGACTCTACTGACCCCGGTGGGGAAAAACCTGAGATGAAAAATACCCTTCCAGAATCTCCGAGCGCCTGA
- a CDS encoding LON peptidase N-terminal domain and RING finger protein 3: MLSPSELAGLLVCPFCLCPQEQPTTLLCGHSVCSRHTFSVCPVPVCSPNPPANSPPRIPPHSTVRFHPAPPPHQPTHPLPNTPDIPRRPDVVLTSLAALAARTLAALHPPPPDDDDDQDNRPRKRRKHTHTHSDSEDLLSHLRSSALRQRLTPSDVPLISPTTDTALAEYDKRLLEELTCHICYVLFYQPVTTPCQHVRFPPPSPYASHLSFSRLSAQSASSALSITVQSVQSVETTFPIPIFTIIQSTSCCLLSVCLFLTFHPNLSSFLPVLRAFPLLYRERAESIQQDERHARLNTPIFQCTLAFPGIPTLLHIYEPKYRLMLRRCLESPRPSFGMVMPPKPGSPETNYGTMLEIRSVQMLADGRSMVETWGVSRFRILERGTLDGYMVARVERIDDYPDELTDALLDVPEPPSPTPSPSSTTTTRRRTTPSSSRTSISPPRTPPYPTNEELISTCKAFVESIKRGSAPWVVQRLSTTYLVMPSDPALFAFWVAHVLPIEEEEKAKMLPIRSSRMRLLLAVHWIEQLNNNWYATTSSSLFVFQQRVLRWLLVGPVPLLFPLLLVIWFFVSRVFWSLGAGSVVATTSGLGSGSGRV, encoded by the exons ATGCTGTCCCCAAGCGAGCTCGCCGGCCTGCTTGTCTGTCCGTTCTGTCTCTGCCCACAGGAGCAGCCGACGACTCTCCTCTGCGGCCACTCTGTCTGTTCCCGCCATACCTTCTCTGTCTGCCCCGTCCCTGTCTGCTCTCCCAACCCACCTGCCAACTCCCCTCCCCGCATCCCCCCGCACTCTACCGTCCGCTTCCACCCTGCCCCACCCCCCCACCAACCGACCCACCCGCTCCCTAACACACCCGACATCCCCCGCCGCCCCGATGTCGTCCTCACCAGCCTCGCCGCCCTCGCTGCACGCACTCTCGCTGCCCTccatccccctcctcccgacgacgacgacgaccagGACAATCGCCCTCGCAAGCGTCGCAAACACACTCATACACACTCCGATTCCGAAGACCTCCTCTCCCATCTTCGCTCCTCCGCCCTCCGCCAGCGTCTCACCCCCTCCGATGTCCCCCTCATCTCCCCCACAACCGACACCGCCCTCGCAGAGTACGACAAGCGTCTTCTCGAAGAGCTTACCTGCCACATATGCTATGTTCTTTTCTATCAGCCAGTGACCACCCCCTGTCAACATGTTCGtttccctcctccctccccaTATGCCTCTcacctctctttctccagaCTTTCTGCGCAAAGTGCATCCAGCGCTCTATCGATCACAGTCCAAAGTGTCCAATCTGTAGAGACGACATTCCCCATTCCTATTTTCACGATCATCCAGTCAACAAGCTGCTGCTTACTATCAGTTTGTCTCTTTCTCACTTTCCACCCTAATCTCTCCTCATTTCTCCCAGTTCTCAGAGCTTTTCCTCTCCTCTATCGCGAGCGCGCAGAATCTATCCAGCAAGACGAACGCCATGCACGTCTCAATACCCCCATATTCCAGTGCACCCTCGCCTTTCCCGGCATCCCAACCCTCCTTCACATCTACGAGCCCAA GTATCGACTCATGCTCCGCCGTTGTCTCGAATCTCCCCGTCCCTCTTTCGGAATGGTTATGCCTCCAAAGCCTGGTTCTCCAGAGACAAACTACGGCACCATGCTCGAAATACGCAGCGTTCAGATGCTAGCAGACGGCAGAAGCATGGTTGAGACCTGGGGTGTCTCGCGCTTTCGTATCCTAGAGCGGGGTACACTCGATGGCTACATGGTCGCCAGGGTAGAGAG GATAGACGATTACCCGGATGAACTGACCGACGCCCTTCTCGACGTCCCTGAACCCCCTTCCCCGActccctccccatcctccaCCACTACTACGCGCCGTCGCACaactccctcttcctctcgcACATCCATATCCCCTCCCCGCACTCCACCATACCCAACAAACGAGGAGCTCATCTCCACCTGCAAAGCCTTCGTAGAATCCATCAAGCGGGGATCCGCCCCTTGGGTTGTCCAGCGTCTCTCAACCACATATCTCGTCATGCCATCCGACCCTGCCCTGTTCGCATTCTGGGTCGCCCACGTTCTACCcatcgaagaagaggaaaaggccAAGATGCTCCCCATCCGGAGCTCCCGCATGAGGCTGTTGCTGGCAGTCCATTGGATTGAGCAACTGAATAACAATTGGTACGCGACTACTTCGTCAAGTCTTTTTGTGTTCCAGCAGAGGGTGCTGAGGTGGTTGCTTGTGGGCCCTGTCCCCCTGCTGTTCCCGCTGCTGTTGGTCATTTGGTTCTTTGTGTCTCGTGTGTTTTGGAGTTTGGGTGCGGGTTCAGTTGTTGCAACCACCTCTGGTCTGGGTTCTGGTTCCGGCAGGGTGTGA